The nucleotide window AACATTGGCCGTGCTACCCGTACCGGTGTAGATATAGCCTTGCGTTATCATATCTGGAAGCCATTATGGGCCGATGTAAACCTCAACTATGCACACCCTCGTCTGATGGACGCTCCCGCAAAGGAAAACTATATTCCCTTTGCGCCCGTCTTCACCAGCACAGGCGGTGTTTCCTGGCAGGCAACAAAAGGATGGAATGCAGGTATACGTTACCGTTATATGGGTAAACGTGCAGCCATCGAAGATAATAGTGTTCAATCGGCCGCTTATTTTCTCACCGACGCTGTTGTGAAATATCAATGGCGCCGTTTTGAATTCGGACTTTCTGCTGAAAATATTTTTAATGAGAAATGGGCAGAAGCTCAGTTCTATGATGAATCACAACTGAAAGACGAAAAAGCGCCGGTCATGGACTTCCATATTACGCCAGGGACACCGTTCTGCCTCAGAGGTAGTATAACTGTTAAATTCTAATATGGATCAACATCTCCCTAAAATCAGCATTTTAAGTTGCGGCTGGCTGGGCAAGCCACTGGCTCAGCATCTGCAGCGTATCGGATACACTGTGAAAGGCGCCAGGACCACGGCCGCCGGCGTACAGGAACTACAGGAAGCAGGCATAGACGGCTATCAGGTCGTTCTGAGTGAATCACAGCTCGAAGCACCTGATACCTTCTGGGATGCTGATATACTGATTATCAATATCCCGCCCCGCAACAGGGAAAGAGGAACAGAAGCGCATGTGCAGGAAATAAAAATCCTGAGAGAGAAGCTGGAAACAACAGGTATTAAAAAAGTAATCTTCGTAAGCTCTACTTCTGTTTATGCCGATGTCAACGATATGGTAACAGAGCATAATATGGTGATGCCGGAAACGCCCAATGGCGTTGCTTTACGGGAAGTGGAACAACTGC belongs to Chitinophaga sp. HK235 and includes:
- a CDS encoding SDR family NAD(P)-dependent oxidoreductase, with amino-acid sequence MDQHLPKISILSCGWLGKPLAQHLQRIGYTVKGARTTAAGVQELQEAGIDGYQVVLSESQLEAPDTFWDADILIINIPPRNRERGTEAHVQEIKILREKLETTGIKKVIFVSSTSVYADVNDMVTEHNMVMPETPNGVALREVEQLLLQSPSFRTTVLRFGGLIGYDRIPNAETLLTQRRSNDVPMNVIHRDDCIGIISLLLEKDIWGEIFNACASVHPIRYHYYRAAAQAQKLEMPKKLQPIEQPYKIVSSAKLKQRLGYEFIYDDPLLIFNAPTTGTK